One Helicobacter pylori genomic window, AGCCTTATTGTAAAAATAAGAGTTTAAAAATCTTTTAACTCTTTTTTTATTTAGTCTTTTTTTCTATAGTCCCTTTTTTTAGCCCCCTTTTTGATAGGGGGCTAACTTCAAATAGCTTTTATGTTATTTCTTTATCTCAAAAAATCGTTTTTTATCGTTTTTAAATCAGCATGTTTGTTAAAAAAGTTCCTTTAATTAAGCTAAAAATGAGCGGATTTGTGGTATTAATGCTTGCAGTGTGAAATTTGTAGGGCTAAAACTTGTAAAATGTGAAAAAAAAGACGCATAAAATGCTAAAATCCGCAAAAACACTGTGTGTTTAGATTAGAAGTTTAAAATTAGGAACGGAAGTATCTGTTTAAATTTTGAATAGGGAGTTTCTATCGCTATGGTATTAAAAACAAAATTAAAAATTATAAGCTCGGTGATTTTGAGCACTTTATTGTGGGTGGGTTGTTCAAGCGAAATGGCAACTTATCAAAATGTGAATGATGCCACTAAAAATACGACTGCAAGTATTAACAGCACGGATTTATTGCTAACCGCTAACGCGATGTTAGATTCCATGTTTAGCGACCCTAATTTTGAGCAACTCAAGGGCAAGCATTTGATTGAAGTTTCAGATGTGATTAACGACACCACGCAGCCCAATTTGGATATGAATCTTTTGACGACTGAAATCGCACGGCAGTTGCGGTTGCGATCTAATGGGAGGTTCAATATCACAAGGGCGAGTGGAGGGAGTGGCATTGCAGCGGATAGCAGAATGGTGAAACAGCGCGAAAAAGAACGAGAGAGCGAAGAGTATAATCAAGACACCACTGTAGAAAAAGGCACTTTAAAAGCCGCCGATTTATCTTTAAGTGGTAAAGTATCCAGTATCGCAGCCTCTATTAGTAGTTCTAGGCAGCGCTTAGACTATGACTTCACCCTAAGCCTTACCAATAGGAAAACGGGTGAAGAGGTATGGAGCGATGTTAAGCCTATTGTGAAAAATGCTAGCAATAAGCGTATGTTTTAAATTTATATTTGAAAGGATGAACGATGAAAAATCAAGTTAAAAAAATTTTAGGGATGAGTGTGATAGCAGCGATGGTGATCGTAGGTTGCAGCCATGCCCCAAAATCAGGTATCAGCAAAAGCAATAAGGCTTACAAAGAAGCGACTAAAGGCGCTCCTGATTGGGTTGTAGGGGATTTGGAAAAAGTGGCGAAGTATGAAAAATATTCAGGGGTCTTTTTAGGAAGGGCTGAAGATTTGATCACCAATAACGATGTGGATTACTCTACGAATCAGGCTACAGCCAAAGCCAGGGCTAATTTAGCGGCGAACCTAAAATCCACTTTACAAAAAGATTTGGAAAATGAAAAAACCAGAACAGTAGATGCTTCTGGTAAAAGGTCCATCAGCGGCACTGATACTGAAAAAATTTCTCAATTGGTGGATAAGGAATTGATCGCTTCTAAAATGCTTGCCCGCTATGTCGGTAAAGATAGGGTTTTTGTTTTAGTGGGCTTGGATAAGCAAATTGTGGATAAAGTGCGCGAAGAGTTAGGCATGGTTAAAAAGTAGGGTTTTAATGAAACACCTTGCTATTGCGCTTGTTTTGGTGTTGGGGGTTGTATGGGGGAAGTCCTTGCCTAAGTGGGCGAGAGATTGCTCAAAAGAAGTGCAGATTGAAAAGACCCAAACCAAAGATGAAAAAATTTTAGTGTGTGGGATGAGCGATATATTGCTTTCAGATATGGATTATAGCTTGTCCTCAGCCAGACAAAACGCCTTAGAGAAAGTGATGGAAGCTTTCAAGGGGGATAAAATAGAGATTAAGGCTAGTGAGCTAAAGGCCACTTTTATTGATACGGATAAAGTTTATGTGCTTTTAAGGATTACTAAGAAGCATGTCGCTTTAATGAATGAGTGAGGATTGATAATGAAAAAGATTATTCTTGCATGCCTTGTGGCTTTTGTGGGTGCCAATTTAAGTGCAGAGCCTAAGTGGTATAGCAAGGCCTATAACAAAACGAACACCCAAAAAGGCTATCTTTATGGGAGTGGTTCAGCCACTTCTAAAGAGGCTTCTAAACAAAAAGCGTTAGCGGATTTAGTGGCTTCTATTAGCGTGGTGGTCAATTCACAAATCCATATCCAAAAAAGTCGTGTGGACAATAAGTTAAAATCCAGTGATTCGCAAACGATTAACTTAAAAACCGATGACTTGGAATTGAATAATGTAGAAATTGTCAATCAAGAAGCGCAAAAAGGGATCTACTACACCAGAGTAAGGATTAATCAAAACCTGTTTTTGCAGGGTTTAAGGGATAAGTATAACGCTCTTTATGGGCAGTTTTCCACCTTAATGCCTAAGGTTTGTAAAGGGGTTTTTTTACAGCAATCCAAGAGCATGGGGGATTTATTGGCTAAAGCGATGCCTATAGAAAGGATTTTAAAAGCGTATTCTGTCCCGGTGGGTTCGTTAGAAAATTATGAAAAAATCTATTACCAAAACGCTTTCAAACCTAAAGTGCAAATCACTTTTGATAACAACAGCGATACAGAGATTAAAAACGCTCTCATAAGCGCTTATGCCAGAGTGCTAACCCCTAGCGATGAAGAAAAACTCTATCAAATCAAAAATGAAGTTTTCACAGACAGCGCTAATGGCACCACACGCATTAGAGTGGTTGTTAGCGCGAGCGATTGTCAAGGCACGCCCGTATTGAATAGAAGCCTTGAAGTGGATGAAAAGAATAAGAATTTTGCTATCACGCGCTTGCAATCTTTGCTTTATAAAGAACTGAAAGATTATGCCAATAAAGAAGGGCAAGGCAATACGGGGTTATAAGCAGGATATTAATCTTGCTTTATGCTTATTCATTCAGTTTTGTAGCGTTATTATTTTGTTTGGCGTGGCGTTTTCGCACCCATTAAAATAACTCTCTAAAAATTCATGGCTTTTGTTCTTGCCAAATAAACTAAAACATCATTCAATACTCTTTATCCCACAAACTTCTCTAAAACCACACCCGCTAAAAACTAAAATTAACAAAAACTAAAATCTTTTTTAAGAGTCTACACGAGCGAGCAAAAAGAATGACAATCAATAAAAACGAATTTTACAACAATTTTAACAACTTGGGTGCTCTCACAATCTATTACGCTTTGCATGGATTGCACAAAGAACCTCTCTTAATACAATCTTTAATTTTTTAAAACCCTGATTTTAGCGCTCATTAAATCGTGGTTTAAAGCTTTTTTGATGTTTTCAAATTGGCGTTTTTTGTTTTTAAGGCTTGCGATCTCATTATCCAAAGCGCTTAAAATGTTAGCGATAGCGATTTGTTCGTTTAGAGGGGGTAAAAAAATAGTCTTTTCTTTATAATCTTTAAAATAAATATGCGGTATTATGCTACCGCTTGTGAAATTTTTAAAATCAAAATTAGATAACAAATAAAATAAAAACTCTGTTGTTGTTCTATGATTAGCAATTAACGCTCCCATAGTAGATAAAATATTTGTTTTAGGTGGCAAAATCCTTACTCTGCCTACACTTCCATCTTTGACAATAGAAATATAAGGCTTATCACTAATGAAAGTTGTATCTGTATAGCCTATGAAATTATTCACATCATAGACTTTAATTTTTCCTTGTTGCGTGATTTGTTCTGCACTTAAATTTGATGTTAAATAGTTGGCAATATCCCCAAGCCTCACTCTTTGCCAATTTAAGGGCAGCATTAATGCGTCCATGCGTTCTTTTGAATGGTTTTAAAAAAGATAACGCGCTCTATTTTTAGGGTGTTATCAAAAGCGTTTTTAGGGTTAAAATCCAGCCTTAATAGCAGGATTTCAATGTTTTTGACTAGCGAACTTGTTTTGATTTTAGAAGGGTTGTTGTGGAATAAGTCATTCCTAGCTTTTCGTATCAAGCTGAAAGCCTTTAAAAAATGCTCCCAAGTGCCATAGGCTGGCAAAACATGCTCGTTGTATGTTTTGTAATCTGCAAATAAGGGTTTAAAATCGCTCCAATACATTTTGATAATGGTTTTTAAAGCGCCAAGAGTGAATAAATTTAAGATTTGAAAGCCATTGTATCCTTTTAAGCTTTCTAAATGGTGGATTTTTTTTAAGCGTTCAATCTCATGGCTAAGCTTTTTAGATAAAAACCAATCGTCAATATCCTTGCTGCTGTGTTTTTGAGCCAAAATAACCGCCATTTTAGAACGCAAAGCCGTTTCAAAAAAAATGTATCCATAAAAAAAGCATGTGGTGCGTTTTAGTCCGTTTGTTGTAAAAATGCATTAAAAAATCAAAAAGGTTATTGATTTCATTTTCTTTATTGGGGTATTTTTGTAACATAATACCTAACTCCTTACTGGCGCCTATGAGATAGTCATAGTGTAACACGCTAATAGATTTTTTTAATTGATCTAAACCCTTATTTTTGAAAGCAAGGGGGTTTTTTAGGGCTAGATGCTTTAAAATACGATTAAAAACTTCATTTTCAAGTTCCATTAAATTTCCTGTGCTATAATCTCTTCTAGTTTGGAGGTCTCATAGCGAGGATACGCTAGTCAAAAGGCACTCCAAACTTTTTAATATCAAACGACAATCCCCAAGTCTTTCAAATGCTCTAAAACTTTTGATTCGCTCTCTTTGACTTCTTTGTCTAGTTCTAACAAGCTGTTAGAATAGCTTGAAATGATTTCATTAAGGGCGCTAATAAAAGCGTTGATGCGTTTTAAAATTTTGTTTTCTAGGGCGTTTTTCAAGCTCTTAAGCCATTTGTCTTGGATGATGAGATCCTTAATTTCATTGATTTCAAGGTTTTTATACTGGTGGAACGCTTTTAATTCCAGCTCCTCATAAGCTTTATTTTTCATTTTTAGCGCCTTGTTTTTAGCCTCTAGCCATTCTAAAGCGGTTTTTAGGATTTTTTCATCTTCTGAATCGGTGGCGTTTTTTAGCTCTTTTTTCAAAACGCTTTCATTGATTTTCAACCCATCAAAAAGCCCCTCTTCGTTAGAATGCTCTTCTATAAATTCATTTAAAAGAGCTTCTTTTTCATTAAGGGCGTTTTCTAATTCTTCTAATTCTTTCGCTTCTTTTTCAAAAAAGCGTTGTTTGATTAGGTTTTTAGGGATTAGATCGCTTTTATAGTAGGTTTTTTGAATGACAAAATCCGGCTCCTCTAAATAATTGGCTTTTTTGTTTTTGTCTTTTAGGGGGGTTAATTCCCTTAATTCTTTAGCGCTTATAAAGCCATTGAATGAGATGAGGAACCAATCGTCTTGCAAAACTTCGTTATAGTAATCTTTGAAGAGCTGATACACGCCGTATTTGTCTAAAATTCCCACTTTTTCAAATTCTTTTAAAACCTTTTGACAAACGCTTTCTATGAGGGTTTTTGGGGTAAAACCTGGCTCTAAATCATTAAAAGTTGTGGGTAGTTCCAATCGGTCAAAAGCGCTCAAAACAGAAGCGTGGAAAGCTTGGAATTCTGAGCTTTGGGTGATTAGATCTTTAATGTTTTGGCATTCTGTTTTTAAAGCGTAATAACCCTCTTTATCGCTTTTTTTAAACAGCGTGTTTTTAAGCTCTTTAAACACCTGAAAATAAGGGGCGTAGGCTTCAATTTCGTTTTTGGGCAAATAACTAGCCTTGTGGCTGTTGATTAAAGCGAACAAGTCTTTTTCTGATTCTTGTTTGGCGGCAATGTAGCGCGCGATATTCAAGTTATAGTCGTTAGCGCTAATTTCTTCTAGGCTTACCATTTTGGAATAATAAGGGATTTCTTTGCAAGCGTTAAAAGTGTCTATCATTTTTTGGACATCTTGCTCTCTTAAGCGGTTTTTATTGCCGTCTTTTTTAAAATCCTTGCTCGCATCTATCAAAAAAACGCCCTTTCTGGCGCGCGCGTTTCCTTTGTCTAAAACAATCACGCATGCAGGAATGGAAGTGCCATAAAAAAGATTAGGGGCTAGGCCTATCACGCCTTTAATATAGCCTTTTGTTAAAAGATTTTTTCTGATTACGCCCTCAGCATTCCCTCTAAATAGCACCCCATGGGGTAAAATCACTGCCCCTTTGCCTGTGTCTTTTAAGGATTTGATGATATGGAGCAAAAAAGCGAAATCGCCATTTTTTTCAGGGGGCGTGCCGTCTTCAAAACGATTGAAACTATCGTTAATGACTTGCTTGCTTTTAGGGTCTATGCTTAGCCCATCAGTCCAGTTTTTCAAGCTAAAGGGAGGGTTAGCCACAACATAATCAAAGGTTTTTAGCATGCCATTTTTTTCATCTTTAAAAAAGGGGTCAGAAAGGGTGCTAGAACCCCCTTTAGCAATATCAGCATCAGTGCTATTGTGTAAAATCATATTCATTTTACAAAGGGCTCTTGTGGAAATGTCTTTTTCTTGACCATAGATAGTTAAGCCGTTTTTGCCCGCCAAGCTAGAAGCTTTTAACAATAACGAACCGCTCCCGCAAGTGGGATCATAGATGCTTTTATACTGTCTGGTGTTTTCATCAATGCCAAGCAAAAGGGACAATAAAAGCGAAACTTCGCTAGGGGTGTAAAACTGCCCTTTGGATTTACCGGATTCGCTGGCAAAGTGGCGCATTAAATATTCGTAAGCATCACCCAATAAATCATCGTCTAAAGCCCCATGCGCACCCAAACTCAAATCGGCAAAGATTTTAACCAAATTAGAAAGGGTGTCTGTCATCGCTTTACCCTCTCCAAGCTTAGTGTTATCGTTAAAATCCACGCTGTCAATCACGCCTTTTAAGTCGTTTCGCTCTGCGATTTCTGCGATGATTTTATTGAGCTTGTCGCCTATTTCTTTATCGCCCTCTAAAGCGAGGATGTCTTCATAAAAACACCCTTGCGGCACTTCTATTTCGCTATAAGTATTGTTTTTAGCGTCATTTCTGGCTTTATCGCTGATGTATTTTAAAAAAAGCAGGTTCAAAACATAGTTTTTATACTCGCTCGCATCCATTCCGCCCCTTAAACTATCCGCTCCAGCCCATAAAGAGCTATACAATTCGCTTTTTTTGATCGCCATTTTAACCGCCCTATTTTGTTTTTAGGATTATAATATAAAGCGATAAAAAGCGCTATTAAGGGGTTTATGATGAAAACAGAAAAAGAAGTTCAAAAACAAGTCATAGAAACTTTTAAAAGCATGGGCTATGCGTATTTAGGGGATTTAACAAAGAGCGATAATGAAAACATTAATAAAAAAAGCTTGAAGGCATGGCTAGTTAAAAACCAAAAAATCAATGATAAAAGGTGGCAAAGAATTGAGCATGAAATCCATAAAGCTTTAGAAAACGATTTATACGAAGCGAATCAAAAATTTTACGAGCTTTTAATTTATGGCGTGAAAACCAAAATAAGCCAGAATGAAAACACTCAAACGACTTATCTCATTGATTGGAACGATGTTTTTAAGAATAAATTTAGCGTGGCTGAAGAAGTGAGCGTTAAAGGGCCAAACGCAAAACGGCCGGATATGGTGCTTTATGTTAATGGGATCGCTTTAGGGGTGTTAGAATTAAAAAATTCCAGCGTGAGCGTAGAAAGCGCTATCAGGCAAAATCTAGACAACCAAAAGAAAGAATTTATTAGAGATTTTTTTAAAACGATCCAATTGGTTATGGCGGGCAATGAAAGTCAAGGGCTAAGATATGGCGTCATAGAAACTAAAGAAAAATACTACCTTTCTTGGAAAGAATGGGGCGTTCAAAAAAATTTGTTTGAGACGATTGAATGCTTTTTAAAAAAAGAAAGGTTTTTAGAATTTATCCATGATTTTTTGATTTTTGATAAGGGGCAAAAGAAATGCGCTAGGTTCCATCAGTATTTTGCGATTAAAAAAACGCAAGAATTTATCAAAAGAAAAGAAGGGGGGATTATCTGGCACACGCAAGGCAGCGGTAAGAGCCTTACTATGGTGTGGCTTGCTAAATGGCTAAGAAAGAATATCAAACAAGCGAGGATTTTAATCGTTACAGACAGGAGGGAATTAGACGCTCAAATTCAAGGCGTGTTTGAGGGAATAGGCGAGGCTATTTATCGCACCGACAGCAAGAAGGATTTGTTGAGCGTGCTGTTTGAAAATAAGGAATTTTTGGTTGGATCGCTTGTGCATAAATTTGATGACAACGACTTAGAAGACTTAAAAAAGCAACCTGTTTTAAAAGAATGGATTGTTTTAGTGGATGAATGCCATAGAACCCAAAGCGCTAAATTGCATAAAGCCATGAAAAGCCTGCTCTCTAATGCGATTTTTATCGCCTTTAGCGGCACGCCTTTATTGAAACAAGATAAAAAGACAAGCCAGGAAGTGTTTGGGAATTATATCCATTGCTATAAATTTAATGAAGCCGTTAGCGATAAAGTGGTGCTAGATTTAAACTATGAAGCCAGAAGCGTGGATCAATATGTCAGTAGCCCTGAAAAGCTAGACGAATATTTTGAATTGAAAACTCAAGGCTTGAATGAGACGGCTAAAACAGAGCTTAAAAAGAAATGGGTTAATTTGCAAAAAGTTTTTTCCACTAAAAACAGATTAGCTCGCATTGTGCAAGATATTGTATTGGATATGGCAAAACTCCCAAGATTAAGCAATGGAAAGGGGAACGCCATGCTGGTGGCTGAAAGCGTGTATAACGCATGCCGGTATTTTGAACTCTTTTTAGAAACAGAATTAAAGGATAAGGTGGCTGTGATCACAAGCTATGAACCCAATATTACTGATCTTAAAGATTGCGGGAGCGATGAGAGCGAAGAGAGTTACAAATACCGCACTTATTGCAAAATGCTGCAAAACTTTTTTAATGAAAAAGATGAGAAAAAAGCCCTTAATAAAACCAAAGAGTTTGAAGAAGAAGTTAAAAAGCGTTTTATTAATGAGCCTGCTAGAATGAAGCTATTGATCGTGGTGGATAAGCTATTGACCGGTTTTGATGCGCCAAGCCTCACTTATTTATACATTGATAAGAAAATGCAAGATCATGGGCTTTTTCAAGCGGTGTGTAGGGTGAATAGACTGGATGGCGAAGATAAGGATTTTGGCTGTATCATAGACTATAAGGATTTGTTTGATAGCTTACAAGAAGCGCACAGCGATTACACTAATGGGGCGTTTGAAAACTATGAAAGAGAAGACATTCAAGGGCTTATCTCTGACAAATCCCAAAAGATTAAGAAAAAATTAGAAGAAACTAGAGATCAGTTGAAATCGCTTTGTGAAAGCGTGAAAGAGCCAAAAGATGAAAGGGGTTATATCGCTTATTTTTGCGGGAGCGATTTAGAAAAAAACGCTCAAAAAAGGCGGTTGTTTTACCAGCTTGTTGGCGCGTTTTTAAGAATGTTTGTGGAATTGAACCATTTAGAAAAGCCCATTTATTCTAAAGAAGAAATGCAAAAAATCAAACAAGAAGCGGAATTTTATAGGCATTTACAAAAGGTGGTTGGCTTGAGTAGTGGGGATAGCGTGGATTTAAAAAGCTACAATGAAGACATGCGCCGGATTTTAGACGCTTACATTAAAGCCACGGATAGCGAGGTGTTATTCCAAATAGAAGATCAAGGGCTGTGCGAAGTTTTAGCCCAAATGGATATTGATGATTTTAATAAGGCGTTATCTCAAGTATTTAAAAGTGAAAGCTCTATGGCAGAAAGCATCGCTAACAACACTAAAAAACGCATTATAGAAAAAGAAGCGAGCGATCCTAAGTATTACGAAAAATTATCTTCGCTTTTAAACGATTTGATTCTCCAGTTTAGAGAAAAGAAATTAACCTATTTAGAATACTTGCAACAAATCCACGACTTAGCCAAAAAAGTTATTGATAAAGAAGATAGGAATTACCCTAAAAAGATCAACACTAACGCTTTAAAAACCCTCTATGATAATTTAGATGAAAATGAAGCCTTAGCCCTAGAAATAGACGCATGCATAAGGGGTAATAAAAAAGATGGTTGGGTGGGGCATAACCAAAAAGAAAAAAACCTTAAAATCGCTTTAAGAAAAATCATAAACG contains:
- a CDS encoding LPP20 family lipoprotein; amino-acid sequence: MKKIILACLVAFVGANLSAEPKWYSKAYNKTNTQKGYLYGSGSATSKEASKQKALADLVASISVVVNSQIHIQKSRVDNKLKSSDSQTINLKTDDLELNNVEIVNQEAQKGIYYTRVRINQNLFLQGLRDKYNALYGQFSTLMPKVCKGVFLQQSKSMGDLLAKAMPIERILKAYSVPVGSLENYEKIYYQNAFKPKVQITFDNNSDTEIKNALISAYARVLTPSDEEKLYQIKNEVFTDSANGTTRIRVVVSASDCQGTPVLNRSLEVDEKNKNFAITRLQSLLYKELKDYANKEGQGNTGL
- a CDS encoding LPP20 family lipoprotein, which codes for MKNQVKKILGMSVIAAMVIVGCSHAPKSGISKSNKAYKEATKGAPDWVVGDLEKVAKYEKYSGVFLGRAEDLITNNDVDYSTNQATAKARANLAANLKSTLQKDLENEKTRTVDASGKRSISGTDTEKISQLVDKELIASKMLARYVGKDRVFVLVGLDKQIVDKVREELGMVKK
- the lpoB gene encoding penicillin-binding protein activator LpoB — translated: MVLKTKLKIISSVILSTLLWVGCSSEMATYQNVNDATKNTTASINSTDLLLTANAMLDSMFSDPNFEQLKGKHLIEVSDVINDTTQPNLDMNLLTTEIARQLRLRSNGRFNITRASGGSGIAADSRMVKQREKERESEEYNQDTTVEKGTLKAADLSLSGKVSSIAASISSSRQRLDYDFTLSLTNRKTGEEVWSDVKPIVKNASNKRMF
- a CDS encoding type I restriction-modification system subunit M; the encoded protein is MAIKKSELYSSLWAGADSLRGGMDASEYKNYVLNLLFLKYISDKARNDAKNNTYSEIEVPQGCFYEDILALEGDKEIGDKLNKIIAEIAERNDLKGVIDSVDFNDNTKLGEGKAMTDTLSNLVKIFADLSLGAHGALDDDLLGDAYEYLMRHFASESGKSKGQFYTPSEVSLLLSLLLGIDENTRQYKSIYDPTCGSGSLLLKASSLAGKNGLTIYGQEKDISTRALCKMNMILHNSTDADIAKGGSSTLSDPFFKDEKNGMLKTFDYVVANPPFSLKNWTDGLSIDPKSKQVINDSFNRFEDGTPPEKNGDFAFLLHIIKSLKDTGKGAVILPHGVLFRGNAEGVIRKNLLTKGYIKGVIGLAPNLFYGTSIPACVIVLDKGNARARKGVFLIDASKDFKKDGNKNRLREQDVQKMIDTFNACKEIPYYSKMVSLEEISANDYNLNIARYIAAKQESEKDLFALINSHKASYLPKNEIEAYAPYFQVFKELKNTLFKKSDKEGYYALKTECQNIKDLITQSSEFQAFHASVLSAFDRLELPTTFNDLEPGFTPKTLIESVCQKVLKEFEKVGILDKYGVYQLFKDYYNEVLQDDWFLISFNGFISAKELRELTPLKDKNKKANYLEEPDFVIQKTYYKSDLIPKNLIKQRFFEKEAKELEELENALNEKEALLNEFIEEHSNEEGLFDGLKINESVLKKELKNATDSEDEKILKTALEWLEAKNKALKMKNKAYEELELKAFHQYKNLEINEIKDLIIQDKWLKSLKNALENKILKRINAFISALNEIISSYSNSLLELDKEVKESESKVLEHLKDLGIVV
- a CDS encoding type I restriction endonuclease subunit R: MKTEKEVQKQVIETFKSMGYAYLGDLTKSDNENINKKSLKAWLVKNQKINDKRWQRIEHEIHKALENDLYEANQKFYELLIYGVKTKISQNENTQTTYLIDWNDVFKNKFSVAEEVSVKGPNAKRPDMVLYVNGIALGVLELKNSSVSVESAIRQNLDNQKKEFIRDFFKTIQLVMAGNESQGLRYGVIETKEKYYLSWKEWGVQKNLFETIECFLKKERFLEFIHDFLIFDKGQKKCARFHQYFAIKKTQEFIKRKEGGIIWHTQGSGKSLTMVWLAKWLRKNIKQARILIVTDRRELDAQIQGVFEGIGEAIYRTDSKKDLLSVLFENKEFLVGSLVHKFDDNDLEDLKKQPVLKEWIVLVDECHRTQSAKLHKAMKSLLSNAIFIAFSGTPLLKQDKKTSQEVFGNYIHCYKFNEAVSDKVVLDLNYEARSVDQYVSSPEKLDEYFELKTQGLNETAKTELKKKWVNLQKVFSTKNRLARIVQDIVLDMAKLPRLSNGKGNAMLVAESVYNACRYFELFLETELKDKVAVITSYEPNITDLKDCGSDESEESYKYRTYCKMLQNFFNEKDEKKALNKTKEFEEEVKKRFINEPARMKLLIVVDKLLTGFDAPSLTYLYIDKKMQDHGLFQAVCRVNRLDGEDKDFGCIIDYKDLFDSLQEAHSDYTNGAFENYEREDIQGLISDKSQKIKKKLEETRDQLKSLCESVKEPKDERGYIAYFCGSDLEKNAQKRRLFYQLVGAFLRMFVELNHLEKPIYSKEEMQKIKQEAEFYRHLQKVVGLSSGDSVDLKSYNEDMRRILDAYIKATDSEVLFQIEDQGLCEVLAQMDIDDFNKALSQVFKSESSMAESIANNTKKRIIEKEASDPKYYEKLSSLLNDLILQFREKKLTYLEYLQQIHDLAKKVIDKEDRNYPKKINTNALKTLYDNLDENEALALEIDACIRGNKKDGWVGHNQKEKNLKIALRKIINDEVLLENVFNLAKNIEEYR